The proteins below come from a single Mercenaria mercenaria strain notata chromosome 3, MADL_Memer_1, whole genome shotgun sequence genomic window:
- the LOC123525480 gene encoding uncharacterized protein LOC123525480 has product MENGIIPLRHGSLPGALRLPKRYEKFTKEIMSPASKRKSSIAYAQEESEDERMRDMMQAIMWVKQELILLRQHDILLKRQFCDIQHTINTMNKSRKYRKSPATDSNTSLQSNEGSDFGLDNYSVRSASSVTALDGTDTEEDDEIGLFRPRTSSMKTTRDLAALARRRGSKELI; this is encoded by the exons ATGGAGAATGGTATAATACCATTACGACACGGAAGTTTACCTGGTGCTCTACGACTGCCCAAGAGATATGAAAAGTTCACCAAGGAAATAATGTCACCTGCTTCGAAACGGAAGTCATCCATTGCGTATGCACAGGAAGAAAGCGAGGACGAACGAATGCGAGATATGATGCAAGCCATCATGTGGGTTAAACAGGAGCTA ATACTGCTTAGGCAGCATGATATTTTACTCAAGAGACAATTCTGTGATATCCAACACACCATAAATACCATGAACAAATCCAGAAAGTATAGGAAAAGTCCCGCGACAGACTCTAACACAAGTCTGCAGTCTAATGAAGGGAGTGACTTCGGGTTGGACAATTATTCTGTACGGTCAGCGTCAAGTGTTACCGCATTAGACGGTACAGACACCGAAGAAGACGATGAAATAGGCCTTTTCCGACCTCGTACATCTTCTATGAAAACCACGCGGGATTTGGCAGCTCTCGCGAGACGGAGAGGAAGCAAGGAATTAATATAA